Proteins encoded together in one Shewanella oneidensis MR-1 window:
- a CDS encoding DMT family transporter gives MQVSNKLTLLMSFVALCSGVLLALMIKLNSQLAMYSSPLWASWMAHGIGAITVLLMLFLLRKMLMGKEAKSALNADANLSRLPWWAYLGGVPGAATVVLAAVTVNSELALAGTLALMLVGQLILSCIFDCCGYFGVVKRRIRFTEVIAMVMILLGAMLVIYSH, from the coding sequence ATGCAAGTGTCAAACAAACTGACCTTATTGATGTCCTTTGTGGCGCTCTGTTCCGGCGTTTTACTGGCATTAATGATTAAACTCAATAGCCAGCTTGCTATGTATAGCTCACCGCTTTGGGCATCTTGGATGGCTCATGGTATTGGGGCAATAACGGTATTGTTGATGCTGTTTTTACTGAGAAAAATGCTGATGGGTAAAGAAGCCAAGTCGGCTTTGAATGCCGATGCGAATCTATCACGGTTACCTTGGTGGGCGTATTTAGGTGGTGTTCCTGGTGCTGCGACGGTTGTGTTGGCAGCTGTCACAGTCAACAGTGAATTAGCCTTGGCTGGCACCTTAGCATTGATGCTTGTGGGGCAGTTAATCTTGAGCTGTATATTCGACTGTTGCGGTTATTTCGGTGTCGTTAAGCGGCGCATTCGATTCACGGAAGTCATTGCTATGGTAATGATTTTGTTGGGAGCCATGTTAGTGATTTATTCACACTAG
- a CDS encoding DMT family transporter: MELMVLIALLNGGLIALSRTFNGALAKHSHALIASCCNHIVGFVLLSAWIICLENGANQLQGQPPVYLYLGGVIGALFVVLNSWALPSLGVMRCTLLVICGQMLTGVVLDIISSANGIHWASLVGVCLMLAGVVFLNRLKQPTPQVKHANCSL; the protein is encoded by the coding sequence ATGGAATTGATGGTACTTATCGCACTGCTTAATGGCGGTTTAATTGCCTTAAGCCGAACCTTTAATGGTGCTTTGGCAAAACATAGCCATGCGTTAATCGCATCTTGCTGTAATCATATTGTGGGATTTGTATTGTTGAGTGCGTGGATAATTTGCCTAGAGAATGGTGCAAATCAGTTACAAGGGCAGCCGCCAGTGTATTTGTACCTTGGTGGAGTCATTGGTGCTTTATTTGTCGTGCTAAATAGTTGGGCATTGCCATCGTTAGGGGTGATGCGTTGTACTTTACTCGTGATATGTGGGCAGATGCTGACAGGCGTTGTGCTGGATATAATATCTAGCGCTAACGGCATTCATTGGGCGTCGCTCGTTGGAGTATGTTTGATGTTAGCGGGTGTCGTGTTCCTTAATCGGTTGAAGCAACCTACGCCGCAGGTAAAGCACGCGAATTGCTCGTTGTGA